A window of Aptenodytes patagonicus unplaced genomic scaffold, bAptPat1.pri.cur scaffold_67, whole genome shotgun sequence contains these coding sequences:
- the LOC143173331 gene encoding olfactory receptor 14C36-like has product MDCADAQQDQMSNGSSTTEFLLLAFTDTRELQLLTFWLFLGIHLAVLRGNGIIITAVVYDHRLHTSMYFCLLNLSRRDLGSISTTLPKAMAYSLWDTRAISYPGCAAQLFLLVFFISADCSLLTVMAYDCYVAICKPLHYGTLLGSRACVHVAAAVWGSGFLYAMLHTANTFSLPLCQGNALDQFFCEIPQILKLSCSESDYLREVGLLVLSACLAFGCFVFIVLSYVQIFRAVLRIPSELGQHKAFSTCPPHLAVVSLFFSTAVSAYLKPPSIASPSLDLVVSFLYSVVPPAVNPLIYSMRNQELKDALWKLAQWTLFHWQYPASPSLHISQNLS; this is encoded by the coding sequence atggactgtgctgatgcccaacaggaccagatgtccaacggcagctccaccaccgagttcctcctcctggcattcacagacacgcgggagctgcagctcttgaccttctggctcttcctgggcatccacCTGGCTGTCCTCCGGGGCAATGGCATCATCATCACCGCTGTAGTCTATGACCACCGACTCCATACCTCCATGTACTTCTGCCTCCTTAACCTCTCCCGCcgcgacctgggctccatctccaccactctccccaaagccatggcctaTTCTCtgtgggacaccagggccatctcctacccaggatgtgctgcccagctctttctgttagtcttctttatctcagcagactgttctctcctcactgtcatggcctatgactgctacgttgccatctgtaaacccctgcactacgggaccctgctgggcagcagagcttgtgtccacgtggcagcagctgtctggggcagtgggtttttGTATGCCATGCTTCacactgccaatacattttcactaccactctgtcaaggcaatgccctggaccagttcttctgtgaaatcccccagatcctcaagctctcctgctcagagtcagactacctcagggaggttgggcttcttgtgcttagtgcctgtttagcatttgggtgttttgttttcattgtgctgtcctacgtgcagatcttcagggccgtgctgaggatcccctccgagctgggacagcataaagccttttccacgtgcccccctcacctggctgtcgtctccctgtttttcagcactgcagtgtctgcctacctgaagcccccctccattgcttccccatccctggacctggtggtgtcatttctgtactcggtggtgcctccagcagtgaaccccctcatctacagcatgaggaatcaggagctcaaggacgccctatggaaactggcacaatggacactgtttcactggcaataccctgcctccccttctctgcacatttcccagaatttatcttag